In Wolbachia endosymbiont of Spodoptera picta, a single window of DNA contains:
- the mdh gene encoding malate dehydrogenase, with protein MTAQRKKISLIGAGNIGGTLAHMIALRELGDVILLDVSDGIPQGKALDITESSPIDRSNVNITGTNRYEDIKNSDAIIITAGIARKPGMSRDDLLQTNAAVMKEVGENIKKHSPNAFVIVVTNPLDAMVSVVYKSSSLPTNMIVGMAGVLDSARFRYFLASELNISVEDVSAFVLGGHGDTMVPLINYASIAGIPLTQIIEMGLITRGKVDEIVERTRNGGKEIVDLLKSGSAYYAPASSAISMLESYLKDKRRILPCAAYLNGEYGVKDLFIGVPTIIGKNGVEKVLEVKMNDSEQEMFYKSVSAVKELCQLN; from the coding sequence ATGACAGCACAAAGAAAAAAAATATCTTTGATTGGTGCAGGAAATATCGGTGGGACTCTTGCCCATATGATTGCACTAAGAGAACTAGGAGATGTTATTTTGCTTGATGTAAGCGATGGAATACCACAAGGTAAAGCACTTGACATTACAGAATCATCTCCTATTGATCGATCTAATGTCAATATTACTGGTACAAATAGGTATGAAGATATAAAAAACTCTGACGCAATTATAATAACTGCTGGCATTGCCAGAAAACCTGGAATGAGCAGAGATGACCTTCTGCAAACTAATGCTGCAGTAATGAAAGAGGTTGGGGAAAATATTAAAAAACATTCTCCAAACGCATTTGTAATAGTGGTTACCAATCCTTTAGATGCTATGGTTTCAGTAGTATACAAATCTTCAAGCCTGCCAACTAATATGATTGTTGGTATGGCAGGAGTGCTTGACTCTGCTCGTTTTCGTTATTTTCTTGCAAGTGAGTTAAATATTTCTGTCGAAGATGTATCTGCTTTTGTGCTTGGAGGACATGGTGACACTATGGTACCACTAATCAATTATGCTTCAATTGCTGGCATTCCACTTACCCAAATCATTGAGATGGGTTTGATTACGCGAGGAAAAGTTGATGAAATAGTTGAGCGCACTCGTAATGGTGGAAAAGAAATAGTTGATCTACTTAAATCTGGATCTGCATACTATGCTCCTGCATCTTCAGCCATAAGCATGCTAGAATCATACTTAAAAGATAAAAGGCGTATATTACCATGCGCTGCTTATCTTAATGGTGAATATGGTGTGAAAGACTTATTCATTGGTGTTCCTACTATTATTGGCAAAAATGGAGTTGAGAAAGTTCTAGAAGTTAAAATGAACGATAGTGAACAAGAGATGTTTTATAAATCTGTAAGTGCAGTAAAAGAGCTCTGTCAGCTAAATTAA